The DNA window AAATGTCTTTATTCATCATGGTTCTATTAATAAGGATACTCGTGAAGAAAATGAACAAAGATTCAAAGAAGTACCTTATGGGTTTATGGTTGCCACAAATACTTTAGAATTAGGAATCGATATTGGAAATATTGATTTAGTTTTTCATGTTAAACCTCCAGCTACTGTAAGTGGATTCTTACAAAGAATGGGTCGTAGTGGACGTAGAAAAGGTATTCAACGTTCTATTATAGCTGCAAAAGATGTTAATATATTTAAAGCATTAGCAGAAATTATATTATCTCATGAAAGTAAAGTAGAGGATATTCATATTTCAAAAAGGTCAATGGATATTTTTTTCCATCAGATTTTAAGTTCTCTTTTTGCAAAAGGAAGAATAAGTGTAAATGAACTTTATAAAGAGTTAACTCAATGTTATGCTTTTAGTGAAATTAAATTTGATGAATATAAGAGATTACTAAAGCATATGGAAGAATTAAAGTTAGTTGATTATTATGAGCCTTATTTAAGTTTAGGTTATAACTTTGAAAAAGAGTTTGGTAGAAGAAATTTCATGGAATTTTTTGCTGTTTTTATGCCAAGCTATGAATATCAGGTAAAACATGGAAGACAAGAAATTGGAGGGCTTGATGTTTCATTTGCAATATTTTTAGCTCCTAATGATACATTTACATTAGCCGGTAAATTATGGAGAGTTAAATCAATTGATCATGAATTATATCATATTCAAGCTGAATTAGAATCAAATGTTAAGTTAGCTATTCCTAAATGGTTTTCTGGTGGTGCTCCTGTAAACTATTTGATTTCACGTAAAATGCATGAAATAATTCTAGGTAATTTTGATGAAAAATTCCTGAAACCTTTAGATAAACATGCAAGGGAGTTTATTGAAATCGGTTGTTCATTAGCTCGGCAATCTGGTTTTAGTGAAGGAATCATCCCAATAGAAAAAACAAATAAAGGTGAATACTTCATATATACTTTTGCTGGAGATAAGGCAAATAAATTACTAGCTACAATATTTGAAATCTATTATGAATTAGATAATGTAGTTTCTAATCCATTTTATTGTTCTTTTAAAGTAAATAATGAAGATTTGACAAATGAAGATATGGAAGATATCATCTATGATGTTAAGAATATCTTAAAAAAACCAGAAACTATTCATAGACTTGATGATTTAACAGCTGAGTTTAAGAAAAATAAATTTATTAAGTATCTCCCTTCAGAAGATCGTGCAGAGCTTAAAAATCGTATCTTATTTGATGAAAATGCTTTGATTGATGTAATTGAAAATAACTCTTTACACTTTATTCCATCAGAATGCCTATTCAGGAAAAAAATTTTAGGTTATGATTTATAGTTATTTTTTTTCATTTATTTTTTTATTCTTTTTAATAACAACTTTTTAGACATTTTTTAATAATTAATAAATAATAAGAAATTCATATTTATATTAATAAAGATTTTTGTGGCTGTTGTAGGACATATTAAATATAATGATTGAGCCTTAAATGACTTTATAATTTTCTTATTTAATAATAGAAATTAATTGGGATTATAATGAGTAATAAAAATACTTTAGATGAATTAAAAACTCTTTTTGGAACAAATTATCACACTCAATCATTTAAAAAAATGCTAGACTCATATAATCTTAGTGATGAGATTGGATTTAAGATTAAGCAAAAAGTCGTTGATGAAATTAATGAAAACAAAGTGGATAACATAAACAATCGTGTTGAACAGCTTGTAAAAGAGTTTTCATTTAGTGCTGAAACAACATATTCTTTTAAATGTCCTAATTGTGGAGTTAAAGTTTATTCAGATGAAATTTATTGTTATAATTGTGGAAACAATCTTAAAAAATCATCAAGTAAGGTTAAGGAGGAATTAAAAAATAAAAAACTGAACCTTACAGAGAAACTGGCAGATGAAGACAATACTTATATTGTAGAAAATCTATTTAAACCAAAGATAAAAGGCATTCTAAAAAAAATAGTATCTGAAAATGATGAAAACAATGCTGGCTCTAGAGAGAATACTGATTCAAAACATATTGTTTCATATATGGACTATATGAATTTTATTAATTCTCATAAAGATTCTTTAATCACTGAAGAAGATGATCCAATAACAGAATTAATAAAAGAAATTCATCCCATTATCTCTATTTTAAAGTTGAAGAATACTTTGATTTTTGAGTTTTATAATGAAATAAAAAAAACATTTGTTCGCAAATATAATTATATTTCCTTTGTCCGTAAGGAGTATAATCCTGATTTGTTTGATTATTGTTTTAATTTGTTAGATGAAAATGATCTAATTGAATATCACGAAACTAAGGATGGATTTTTCCGTTTAAAAGATGAACCTAACTTTATCAATTATGATTATGCATATAAAAAAGATTTAAATTTATTAAAAGATTTAAATGGATTAATATCTTCATATGATAATTTACAAACTATAAAGGCCAATGTTAATAAACTTAAACTTGAAGCAGATTATAAGTTCAATAATAAAAATCTAAAAGAAGAAGATTTTGATTCTGAATCTAAGAATAATAATTATTTATTCACTTTAAATGATGAAAAACAAGCATTAATTGATGGAATTATTAAGAATATTTATCCAGATATTCCTCTTTTAAAATTAAAGAAGACATTGGTTTTTGAGTTTTACAATGAATTAAAAATTACTACAAATGCAGGTTATAATTCAATTTCCCATATCCGTAAGGACTATAATCTTGACCTTTTTGATTATTGTTTTAATCTGTTAGATAAGGAAGATTTAATTGAATATGATGAAACTAAAAAAGGATTTTTTAATTTAAAAGATAATTCCAATTTTATTAATAAGAAAGAGTACATAAATAGTTTACGTTTATTAAATAATTTAAAAGGATTAATGGCATCCTATGATAATTCTGAAAGCATAGCTGCTCAAAATGATAAATCCAACAATAAAGTTGAGAGTAATATAAAATCAGAAAATGATTCAAAATCTGAAAAAAAGAAATATATATTTTTAGATTATGAAAAACAGACATTAATTGATGAATTAATTAAGAACAGTCATTTGAACATTCCTCTTTTAAAATTGAAGAAAAGTTTAGTCTTTGAATTTTATAATGAATTAAAAGATATGGTAGCTAATGATTATAATTCAATCGAGGATATTCGTAAGAATTATAATTCTGATTTGTTTGATTATTGTTTTAATTTGTTAGATGAGGAAAGTTTAATTGAGTATGATGAAACTAATGATGGATTTTTCCGTTTAAATGATAATACAAATTTTATCAAAATTGATTATGCATATAAAACTGATTTACATTTATTATCTTATTTAAAAGATTTAATTTCAACTGATGGTAATTTAGATAGTTTAAAAAGTTTAATTGATAATGATAAGAATGTTAATTTAAAAGATGAAGTTAAAGGAAATGATAATTTGACTAAGAAAAATAAGGAGTTGGAGAATAATTTAGAATCTAAATCAAAAAAAGATAATTATTTGCTTATTTTAGATAAAGAAAAAGAAGATTTAATTGATAATATACTTTTAGATATTCATCCAGATATTCCTATTTTAAATCTAAAGAATACATTGCTTTTTGAGTTTTATAATGAATTAAAAGATATAATAACTGATGAATACACTTCTATTTATGATGTTCGTAAGAATTATAATTCTGATTTGTTTGATTATTGTTTTAATTTATTAAGGAAACGTTTTTTAATTACATTTAATTTAAAAAATCATGATTTGTTTCATCTAAAAGAAAATGCTAATTTTTCAAGACTTATTTATGAGGAGGATTTACATTTATTAAATGATTTAAAAGTAAATTTTAATTTTAAAAAGAAATCTGATGTGGATAGTGCTAATAATAAAAAATCAACAACATCTGATGTTAATACTTCAAATAATAGTGAATTAGGGGATAAAAAAATGGAAGAGAGAAATACATCTAATGAAAGTTCAGTTGAAGAAACAGATTCATCACAATTTAAAAGGTTATCAGATTTGCTTAAAAATGTAACTATTCCTGAAACCAACAAAGAGTTGATGGAATTATTTGTTACATTATTAAATGAAGGTTATAATTCAAATGAAATTGCTAAAGAATTGGATTTACCTAAATTTAGAATATCTAACTGGTTTACTCAAGGAAAACTAGGTAATTCTGAATATGTGCCGTTTTATGAAGCTTATTCAAAATCTAACTCTCGTAGCTGTGAAATCTGTGGAAAGTCAGTTTCAAAATCTGATAAAATATGTAAAGATTGTTCCAAAAGAGCATATGCTGCAAGTATTTTAAATTTACTTTTAAAACACATCCATCCCCTAATACCATTTAAAAAAGAAGATTTTGAAAATATTGGTTATTCTAATTACTTTATCAGTAATTATATTAATTTATTAGATAAAAATAATCTTCTTAATAATATAGATGATATTACTTTT is part of the Methanobrevibacter woesei genome and encodes:
- a CDS encoding zinc ribbon domain-containing protein, giving the protein MSNKNTLDELKTLFGTNYHTQSFKKMLDSYNLSDEIGFKIKQKVVDEINENKVDNINNRVEQLVKEFSFSAETTYSFKCPNCGVKVYSDEIYCYNCGNNLKKSSSKVKEELKNKKLNLTEKLADEDNTYIVENLFKPKIKGILKKIVSENDENNAGSRENTDSKHIVSYMDYMNFINSHKDSLITEEDDPITELIKEIHPIISILKLKNTLIFEFYNEIKKTFVRKYNYISFVRKEYNPDLFDYCFNLLDENDLIEYHETKDGFFRLKDEPNFINYDYAYKKDLNLLKDLNGLISSYDNLQTIKANVNKLKLEADYKFNNKNLKEEDFDSESKNNNYLFTLNDEKQALIDGIIKNIYPDIPLLKLKKTLVFEFYNELKITTNAGYNSISHIRKDYNLDLFDYCFNLLDKEDLIEYDETKKGFFNLKDNSNFINKKEYINSLRLLNNLKGLMASYDNSESIAAQNDKSNNKVESNIKSENDSKSEKKKYIFLDYEKQTLIDELIKNSHLNIPLLKLKKSLVFEFYNELKDMVANDYNSIEDIRKNYNSDLFDYCFNLLDEESLIEYDETNDGFFRLNDNTNFIKIDYAYKTDLHLLSYLKDLISTDGNLDSLKSLIDNDKNVNLKDEVKGNDNLTKKNKELENNLESKSKKDNYLLILDKEKEDLIDNILLDIHPDIPILNLKNTLLFEFYNELKDIITDEYTSIYDVRKNYNSDLFDYCFNLLRKRFLITFNLKNHDLFHLKENANFSRLIYEEDLHLLNDLKVNFNFKKKSDVDSANNKKSTTSDVNTSNNSELGDKKMEERNTSNESSVEETDSSQFKRLSDLLKNVTIPETNKELMELFVTLLNEGYNSNEIAKELDLPKFRISNWFTQGKLGNSEYVPFYEAYSKSNSRSCEICGKSVSKSDKICKDCSKRAYAASILNLLLKHIHPLIPFKKEDFENIGYSNYFISNYINLLDKNNLLNNIDDITFSLKNYSTLNSFFDKYGGYGRELTPQVDENGKPILLSKKCDSCKKIYSISDFSKSEDEPSGYKNICKYCEGVVVDEFLDDEELINSFLILLDEGNDFNDAVNELNISKETIELWNSKGRENFAPYNKFYKEYKDFYAPKCEICGKSLRLGSKKTICKTCSRKIHASKNLIELKEFVSPEIPFRKEDLEKLGFNKIKIKDCIWSLQENDLINENKGEYSLKNKEVLDEFISKYGIENEDSKEETLKPEKKTLKLNKTCKICGETLSTRKFYHDENSPDGYEDFCKKCKRLVNAARSLKWLLDHVDAGNSYNESELKELYSTDFEFQSNVWSMQDYDLIKAEANGEYIIASEKECKKFLDKYYVEKENKETYSTPNKKITKNEEVNEEVPVDKKEQMKIVLDALSSGKTKQEAAALANIPVYKITHWKNEGKQGMGEDNITFYRKLIDIELNKELTKKNNESNKLTTDNKESKKKDKDSGESYPKGILDPLPKEYEDSFKSSKSISTGFAWVNKIGKNWVYQRQINGKPLKINNSNIFELYKEIKDKDYVWGVRDIEKAKLSLRLNVYNSVSDVSKPDSSFNENKSDNSNDSSNTNKKDSGLNKQNLTITYLNNDSESKNVIVKGIIKNTELINVLNHLKEFEKEIDRLISTSKGFDLIDIFIELNISNSKIKLFEDKMN
- a CDS encoding DEAD/DEAH box helicase: MSEYPIELLSDRVTSFLGNKLGWSKLNPIQEKAIPLILKNRDTLILAPTASGKTEAVLIPIFNEILTKGLKPVSVLYISPLKALINDIHSRIESWGNYFTLTATKWHGDVSKYDKDKFIKKPTDFLSTTPESLEVILMNRKEGEKNRIFNNIKYIVIDEIHYFADSDRGIQLNSLLNRLKEYLPNDVVTVGLSATVGNPEQIASWINPKKPATVVIDDNRRKFQYKILDIDENQVTKILSKYMDKKVLIFVNSRATAELVYSNLKKRLDAENVFIHHGSINKDTREENEQRFKEVPYGFMVATNTLELGIDIGNIDLVFHVKPPATVSGFLQRMGRSGRRKGIQRSIIAAKDVNIFKALAEIILSHESKVEDIHISKRSMDIFFHQILSSLFAKGRISVNELYKELTQCYAFSEIKFDEYKRLLKHMEELKLVDYYEPYLSLGYNFEKEFGRRNFMEFFAVFMPSYEYQVKHGRQEIGGLDVSFAIFLAPNDTFTLAGKLWRVKSIDHELYHIQAELESNVKLAIPKWFSGGAPVNYLISRKMHEIILGNFDEKFLKPLDKHAREFIEIGCSLARQSGFSEGIIPIEKTNKGEYFIYTFAGDKANKLLATIFEIYYELDNVVSNPFYCSFKVNNEDLTNEDMEDIIYDVKNILKKPETIHRLDDLTAEFKKNKFIKYLPSEDRAELKNRILFDENALIDVIENNSLHFIPSECLFRKKILGYDL